From one Deltaproteobacteria bacterium genomic stretch:
- a CDS encoding isoprenylcysteine carboxylmethyltransferase family protein, which translates to MMVRIGNFLFHWRNLLFPALFITMFLTPWVVTADQKAELLMNIAGWAAAIAGQAIRAATIGLAYIRRGGKNRRVYAEDLVTEGIFAHSRNPLYLGNILIVLGAGLVANSLFFMLVGLPFFLFAYLAIIQAEEDYLGRKFGRLYQEYCRDVPRIIPRLSGIGRTFTGMSFNWRRVMLKDYGTAFEWIAGLALLDMKDGYLTFGHLIQEGRNPSLILLVGLAAIFFLTARILKKTRLVRGG; encoded by the coding sequence ATGATGGTGCGCATAGGGAATTTCCTCTTCCACTGGAGAAATCTCCTCTTTCCAGCCCTTTTCATCACCATGTTTCTGACCCCATGGGTCGTGACGGCCGATCAGAAAGCGGAACTCCTCATGAACATCGCCGGATGGGCGGCGGCGATCGCGGGTCAGGCCATTCGGGCCGCGACCATCGGGCTCGCCTACATCCGCCGGGGCGGGAAGAACCGTCGCGTCTACGCCGAGGACCTGGTGACCGAGGGGATCTTCGCCCACTCGAGAAACCCACTCTATCTCGGAAACATCCTGATCGTGCTGGGTGCGGGGCTCGTGGCCAACTCCCTCTTTTTCATGCTCGTTGGCCTTCCGTTCTTCCTGTTCGCCTACCTCGCCATCATCCAGGCTGAGGAGGACTATCTGGGGAGAAAATTCGGAAGACTATACCAGGAGTATTGCAGAGACGTCCCCCGCATCATCCCGAGGCTTTCCGGCATCGGCAGGACCTTCACAGGCATGAGCTTCAACTGGAGGCGGGTAATGCTGAAGGACTATGGAACCGCCTTTGAGTGGATCGCTGGCCTCGCCCTCCTCGACATGAAGGATGGCTATCTCACCTTCGGGCATCTCATCCAGGAGGGGAGAAACCCCTCCCTCATCCTTCTGGTCGGACTTGCGGCGATCTTTTTCCTGACTGCCAGGATCCTCAAGAAGACACGGCTCGTGCGTGGGGGCTGA
- a CDS encoding PepSY domain-containing protein — MKNGKWMAVIGSGMLAGFVTLSGVVMARDGGGEIQHGTISVSGHDEAAYPSLATVTFEQAVQKASEAVPGSVLKTQLEDENGFLVYGIEMVTPDRKVMEIKVDAGSGEVLAMEPDEQDDEKAEKNDELEAQENTKG; from the coding sequence ATGAAAAACGGAAAATGGATGGCAGTCATCGGAAGCGGCATGCTCGCGGGGTTCGTCACCCTGTCAGGGGTCGTCATGGCCCGGGATGGCGGAGGCGAGATCCAGCACGGCACTATCAGCGTGAGCGGTCATGACGAGGCCGCATATCCATCGCTCGCCACAGTGACATTCGAACAGGCCGTCCAGAAGGCCAGCGAGGCGGTCCCTGGCAGCGTCCTCAAGACCCAACTCGAGGACGAGAACGGGTTTCTCGTCTACGGAATCGAGATGGTCACCCCGGACCGGAAGGTCATGGAAATAAAGGTGGACGCGGGCTCGGGCGAGGTCCTCGCCATGGAGCCAGATGAACAGGACGACGAAAAGGCCGAGAAAAACGACGAGCTGGAGGCCCAGGAAAACACCAAGGGATAG
- a CDS encoding dual specificity protein phosphatase family protein encodes MPVTDERGRAIPHRRYPLKPFSSRRLTFAYALAGILVMLTGARYVYLEEQGNFHAISPGKAYRSAQMDRDELEHYLGKYGIKTVINLRGAHPGEPWYDEEIATCQDMGVGHIDVKMSARRKPSSETISALLQHFETAPRPVLIHCQGGADRTGLAAAIWRTAIDNSPVSEARQELSLLYGHIPYGETQAMDEFFDAWVGKQASLQPGQ; translated from the coding sequence ATGCCCGTCACCGATGAAAGGGGACGGGCCATTCCCCATAGGAGATATCCCTTGAAACCGTTCAGCTCACGCCGTCTCACCTTCGCTTACGCTCTTGCAGGCATCCTCGTCATGCTGACGGGTGCACGTTACGTCTATCTGGAGGAGCAGGGAAACTTTCATGCCATCAGCCCAGGTAAGGCATACCGATCGGCCCAGATGGATCGGGATGAGCTGGAGCACTATCTCGGAAAATACGGCATCAAAACCGTCATAAATCTCAGGGGGGCCCACCCCGGGGAACCCTGGTACGACGAGGAGATCGCAACCTGCCAGGACATGGGGGTCGGGCACATTGATGTAAAGATGTCGGCCCGGCGCAAGCCTTCTTCCGAGACCATCTCGGCACTCCTGCAACACTTCGAGACCGCTCCTCGTCCTGTACTGATCCACTGCCAGGGCGGCGCCGACCGGACAGGACTCGCTGCGGCCATCTGGAGGACGGCCATAGACAATTCCCCGGTCTCCGAGGCCCGGCAAGAGCTCTCGCTCCTTTACGGCCACATCCCCTATGGCGAGACACAGGCCATGGACGAGTTTTTCGATGCCTGGGTCGGGAAGCAGGCAAGTTTACAGCCAGGGCAATAG